A DNA window from Gasterosteus aculeatus chromosome 16, fGasAcu3.hap1.1, whole genome shotgun sequence contains the following coding sequences:
- the insig2 gene encoding insulin-induced gene 2 protein produces MSLTLTAMSDSAVIRGQPKMPRPNWGPYISVITNRTTNLVIRGAMLFSVGVFLALVLNLLQVQRNVTLFPPDVISSIFSSAWWVPPCCGTASALIGLLYPCIDSRLGEPHKFKREWSSVMRCVAVFVGINHASAKVDFANNVQLSLTLAALSVGLWWTFDRSRSGFGLGVSIALLATLATQLLVYNGVFQYTSPDFLYIRSWLPCIFFAGVITMGNIGRQLALYEGKFCQEKTHQD; encoded by the exons ATGTCGCTAACACTGACCGCCATGAGCGACAGCGCAGTGATCAGGGGCCAGCCGAAGATGCCACGGCCCAACTGGGGCCCCTATATCTCAGTCATCACCAACAG GACCACCAACCTAGTAATCCGAGGGGCCATGTTGTTCTCGGTTGGCGTCTTCCTGGCTCTTGTGCTGAATTTACTTCAGGTGCAGAGAAACGTCACCCTCTTTCCCCCTGATGTCATCAGCAGCATCTTCTCGTCGGCCTGGTGGGTACCGCCCTGCTGTGGCACAGCCTCAG CCTTGATCGGGCTCCTGTACCCCTGCATCGACAGCCGCCTGGGGGAGCCACACAAGTTCAAGCGGGAATGGTCCAGTGTGATGCGCTGCGTGGCCGTGTTTGTAGGCATCAACCACGCCAGTGCC AAAGTGGACTTTGCCAATAACGTCCAGTTGTCTCTGACTCTGGCGGCCCTCTCCGTCGGTCTGTGGTGGACTTTTGACCGCTCCCGCAGTGGCTTTGGCTTGGGGGTCAGCATCGCCCTGCTGGCGACGCTGGCGACCCAACTCCTGGTGTATAATGGAGTCTTCCA GTATACATCACCAGACTTCCTGTATATTCGCTCCTGGTTACCTTGCATCTTCTTTGCAGGGGTGATTACTATGGGAAACATCGGACGGCAGCTAGCTTTG tatGAAGGCAAATTTTGTCAGGAAAAGACCCATCAGGACTGA